The stretch of DNA TTAGAAGGTTTAATCAAAGAAAACCCAATTACAGGGGAAAATGAACCAGCTTTAGCTGAATCTTGGGAAATTTCTGAAGATAAATTAAGTATTATTTTTACTCTCAAACCAGGTTTAAAATGGTCTGACGGGCATCCGCTAACAGCAGAAGATGTAGTGTTTAGCTACAATCAACTTTATCTCAATGAAGCAATACCAACAGGTGCGAGAGATGTAATTCGTATCGGTCAAAGTGGTGCTTTACCCAAGGTACGCAAACTCAACGATCTACAAGTAGAATTTACTATTCCCGAACCTTTTGCACCTTTTTTAGGTAGTACTAGTTTATCAATTTTACCAGCCCACATTCTTAAAGAAACTGTTGAAAAAAAAGACCAAAATGGTAACCCTGTTTTTCTTTCTACTTGGTCAGTTGATACTCCTCCAGAAAAAATTGTTGCCAGTGGTGCTTATAAATTAAAAAGTTATGCCACTTCTCAACGAATTGTGTTTGAAAAAAATCCTAATTATTGGCAAAAAGACGAACAAGGTAATCAACTTCCTTATATTCAAAAAGTTATTTGGGAAATTGTCGAATCAACCGATACTTCTTTATTACAATTTCGTTCAGGTGGTTTAGACTCAATGAGCATTTCTCCTGACTATTTTTCTTTACTCAAAAAAGAAGAAAATCGCGGTAATTTTACCATTTATAATGGTGGACCTGATTACGGAACTAACTTTATTGCTTTTAATTTAAATAAAGGAACTAAGGAAGGTAAGCCTTTAGTTGGAGTTAATAAATCGCGCTGGTTTAATGATGTTAAATTCCGTCAAGCAATTTCCTATGCCATTGACCGTCAACGGATGGTTAATAATATTTATCGAGGTTTAGGAGAACCACAAACATCTCCAATTTCCGTACAATCTCCTTATTATTATCAAGGTTTACAAGGTTATACTTATAATCCCGACAAAGCCAAGCAACTGCTTCAAGAAGCAGGATTTCAATATAACAATCAACAAGAATTATTAGATGCCGATGGTAATCGAGTTCGTTTTAATTTAAATACTAATGCTGGTAATAAAATTCGCGAAGCAATGGGTTCACAAATTAAAGAAGATTTAGGAAAAATTGGCATCAAAGTGGATTTTAGTCCAATTGCTTTTAATGTTTTAGTAGACCGTTTAGATAACTCTTTAGAATGGGAATGTATTTTGCTTGGTTTAACAGGAGGAAATGAACCTAATAACGGAGCAAATATTTGGTTTACTGATGGAAATCTTCATATGTTTAATCAAGATAAACCAGGAATTGAAGGAAGAAAAGTAGCAGATTGGGAAACAGAAATTAGTCAGCTTTTTATTAAGGGTGCTAGAGAATTAGATGAAGCTAAACGCAAAGAAATTTATGCAGAAATCCAAAAAAAAGCCGAATACTATCTTCCTTTTATTTATCTAGTTAATCCTTTAGCATTAGGTGCAGTACGTAATAATATTCAACCGATTCAATATTCAGCTTTGGGTGGTGCATTTTGGAATTTAGAAGAGTTAAAAATAACAGAGTAAGATAAATAATTTTTGCTTTATTGAACTGTTTTAATTACTGGTAAATGACTCAAAGGCACAGTAAAAGTAACAGTAGAACCTAAACCTTCACCCATACTAT from Stanieria cyanosphaera PCC 7437 encodes:
- a CDS encoding ABC transporter substrate-binding protein: MLHLLNYFKTWLIVIIAITNLSLTACSQVIENSQATQVPQLVQAILSDPKTFNPVLSSDATSSSVGSMILEGLIKENPITGENEPALAESWEISEDKLSIIFTLKPGLKWSDGHPLTAEDVVFSYNQLYLNEAIPTGARDVIRIGQSGALPKVRKLNDLQVEFTIPEPFAPFLGSTSLSILPAHILKETVEKKDQNGNPVFLSTWSVDTPPEKIVASGAYKLKSYATSQRIVFEKNPNYWQKDEQGNQLPYIQKVIWEIVESTDTSLLQFRSGGLDSMSISPDYFSLLKKEENRGNFTIYNGGPDYGTNFIAFNLNKGTKEGKPLVGVNKSRWFNDVKFRQAISYAIDRQRMVNNIYRGLGEPQTSPISVQSPYYYQGLQGYTYNPDKAKQLLQEAGFQYNNQQELLDADGNRVRFNLNTNAGNKIREAMGSQIKEDLGKIGIKVDFSPIAFNVLVDRLDNSLEWECILLGLTGGNEPNNGANIWFTDGNLHMFNQDKPGIEGRKVADWETEISQLFIKGARELDEAKRKEIYAEIQKKAEYYLPFIYLVNPLALGAVRNNIQPIQYSALGGAFWNLEELKITE